From the genome of Nakamurella flavida:
CGGCCGATGGTCCCGGTGACCACCACGACGCCGACGGTGACCGGGCCGGCCAGGGCACCCCGTCCGACCTCGTCCATCGCCGCCAACCGGACGGCACCGGAACGCAGCAGCTCCTTCTCGAACCGCAGATCGGGCCGGCCGCCCCGGGGTGGGGTCACCGGCTTGCGTGGCCGTCGCACGGCCGTGGCCGCCGTCATCGAGCCGTCCGCCGCTCCGCCCGTCGGGTGCGACGCCGCCGGCGACGACCCGGCGTCATGGCCACCCCGCCCCGCAGCACCATCGTCCCGAGCAGGCCCAGAGCGGGCGCGGCCGCGGTGGACACCCCCGCCCCGGAGGACAGGGCAAGGGCCTGTGCGGAGGGATCGATGTCCGGGTTGCCGATCGTCCCCCACCGGGAGGGCGGCATGACGATGAAGATGGCCTTGCCGATCACGTTGTCGACCGGGACGGGGCCCTGGCACTGCGCCCCGTTGCCCGGGGGCTGACCCTGGCACTGGTAGGAGGAGTCGGCGGAGTCGGACCGATGGTCACCCATCATCCAGATCTGCCCCTCCGGGATGGTGACGGGGCCGAAGCAGCGGCTGGACAGCGGGACGCTCTGACAGTCCTGCACACCGGGGACGAACGGGATCGGCTCGTAGATGTACGGCTCGTCCAGGCTCCGCCCGTCGACCATCACGTTCCCGGTGGCATCACAGCACTCCACCGTCTGACCGCCGGTGGCGATCACCCGCTTCACGAAATCCTTCTCGTCGGGCGGGGCGATGCCGACGACCGACCCGACCGAGGCGGCCAGCGAGGAGAACCAGTTGGACGGGCTGTTGATGCGGACCTCGGGCACCCAGTTCTCCGGGCCCTTGAACACCGCGACATCGCCCGGTTGCGGGTCTCGGAAGTCGTAGACCACCTTGTTGGCCAGGATGCGGTCCCCGCCGGACGCGGCACCGTGCAGCGTGGTCTCCATCGACCCGGAGGGCACGTAGTAGACCTTCACCAGGAACGTCTGGATGAGGAAGGTCAGCACGAACGCGATGACGATGAGGATCGGGAACTCGATCCAGAACGGGCGCTTCTTCTTCGGCGCCCGAGCGGTGCCGCCGGAACCGGCGGCCGGGGCCGACCCCGTCGGGTCCCCGTCCGGTTCCTGTGGGTCGACGGGACCGGGTGCGGCAGAACGATCGTCACTCATCGCGGTTCAGATTACGGGTCGGCGCGGTGTCCTCGTGGTGTGCCACGAGGGACCGGGGACAGCAAAGACCGCCGCGTCCGACCCGACGAGCGGGACGGCCACGGCGGCCGGTGATGCTGAGGTTCAGCGCACGATCACTTGACGATCGGGGTGCGCTTCTCCTTGATCTTGGCGGCCTTCCCGCGCAGCTCGCGCAGGTAGTAGAGCTTGGCGCGACGCACGTCACCGCGGGTCACGAGCTCGACCTTGTCGATGTTCGGGGAGTGCACCGGGAAGGTGCGCTCGACGCCGACACCGAAGCTGATCTTCCGGACGGTGAAGGTCTCGCGGATGCCGCCGTTCTGGCGACGGATGACGTGCCCGGCGAAGACCTGCACACGGGAGCGCGTGCCCTCGATGACCTTCACGTGCACCCGAACGGTGTCACCGGGACGGAAGTCCGGCATGTCGGTCCGCAACGAGGCGGAGTCCAGTTCGTCCAGGGTCTGCATGTCAACAATCCTTCGAGTCGATCAGTCGTGGCGGGTGGCGATCGGGTCAACACCCGAACGGCAACCCCTCTATTCTGCCAGACGGCGCGGCAGCAAGGGAAATCATCCCCGCCGGGCCCGGCGGGCCGCCGCCTTCTCGGCCTTCGTCCGGCGGGCCTGAGCGGATTCCTCCGCGCGCCGCAGGGCGGGTTCGGGCACCGGGACCTGTTCGGCGACCAGGACCGCGACGTCGGCCTCGTCCAGGGTGTCGGCGTCCAGCACGGCGAGCAGGTCCGGCCGCCGACGGGCAGTGCGCCGCAGGGACTCGTCACGCTGCCACCGGGCCACGGCCGCGTGGTCCCCCGAGGTCAGCACGGCCGGGATGGGACGGCCACGGTAGACCGGGGGCCGGGTGTACTGCGGGTGTTCCAGCAGGCCCGGCGATCCGGCGCCGAACGAGTCGGTCACCGCGGACTCGGGATTGCCGAGCACCCCGGGGAGCAGGCGGGCGACGGCCTCGACCATCACCAGGACGGCCACCTCGCCGCCGGCGAGCACGTAGTCGCCGATGGAGATCTCGCGCACGGCCATGGTCTCGGCGGCCACGTCGGCCACCCGCTGGTCGATGCCCTCGTAGCGGCCGCAGGCGAACACCAGGTGCTGCGCTCCGGCCAGCTCGGCCGCGAGAGTCTGGTCGAGACGTTCACCGGCGGGGGTGGGGACGACCAGCACGGTGTCCGGTCCGGCCACGGCGTCCAACGCCCGTCCCCAGACGTCGGCCCGCATCACCATTCCGGCGCCACCGCCGTACGGGCTGTCGTCCACGGTGCGATGCCGATCGGTGGCGAACTGCCGCAGGTCGTGCACGGCGAGGGCGAACCGCCCGTCCTGCTGGGCCCGGCCGACCAGGGAGGCGCGCAACGGATCCAGGTACTCCGGGAAGAGCGTGATGACGTCGATGCGCACGTCGCCTCCCTTCCTGCGCGTTCCGGCCCGCCCGCCGGCCGGGTCAGCGGCCGACGGGCGCGGTCAGGACGCGAACATGCCGTCCGGCGGGTCGATGACCAGGAAGCCGCCCGGCAGATCGACGGTGGGCACGATGGCCGAGACGAACGGGACCAGTTCGTCCTCGACGTCACCGCCCCGGCGGACCTGCAGCACCGGCGCGGCCGGGGGGTGCAGGACGTCGACGACCTCGCCGAGGACAGTGCCGTCGCCCAGCCGGGCCGACAACCCGATCAACTGGTGGTCGTAGAACTCGTCGTCGTCCATGGGCGGCGGAAGTTCGTCGCTGTCGACGAGCAGGGTGGTGCCCCGCAGCGTCTCGGCGGCGTTCCGGTCCTCGATGCCCTCGAACCCGACGACGAGCACCGGCCCGGACTTCCGGAAGCCGGCGACGGTGAGCGGGCCGCGACCCGCCGGATCGGTCAACAGCTCCGATCCGGCGGCGAAGCGGTCAGCGGGGTCGTCCGTGCTGATCTGCACGGTGACCTCGCCCTTCACCCCGTGGGGGCGGCCGACGAGTCCGACCTGGACGAACATCGCGACGACCTGTTCAGCGATCCGTGTCGACGACGTCGACCCGGATGCCACGGCCGCCGACGGCGGACATCACCGTGCGCAGCGCGGTGGCCGTGCGGCCCCCGCGCCCGATGACCTTGCCGAGATCGTCGGGGTGGACGCGCACCTGCAGGGTGCGGCCACGACGACCGGTGGTCATCTCGACGCTGACGTCCTCGTCGTGCTCGACGATGCCCCGGACCAGGTGGTCCAGGGCGTCCTCCAGCACACTCACTCGGCGGTCGGCGCCGATTCGGCGCTCTCCGCGGGCGCCTCGGCCGGGGTCTCGGCCTTGGGCGCACGCTTGCGCTGGGTGGTGGCGGAATTGTTGTCGTCCTCGCCGATGGAGGCCATGGCCGCCTCGTAGAGGGCCTTCTTGTCGACCTTCTCCGGCTGCGGGCGCAGGGTGCCCTCGGTGCCCGGCAGGCCCTTGTGCTTCTGCCAGTCGCCGGTCACCTTGAGCAGGGCCTCGACGGACTCGGTCGGCTGGGCGCCGACGGACAGCCAGTACAGGGCACGCGCGGAGTCGATCTCGATGACGCTGGGGTCGGCCTTCGGGTGGTACTTCCCGATCGCCTCGATGGCCCGGCCGCTGCGGCGGGTGCGGGAATCGGCGACGACGATGCGGTAGTACGGCTCGCGGATCTTGCCGAAGCGAGCGAGCTTGATCTTGACAGCCACGGTGGTGACTACTCCTTGACGGTGTGCTGCGGTGGGCGGGCGTCCGGCCTCCGCGTGGGGTTGCGGGACCAGGACACACCAAATGGCGGCCGCATCCGGGGAGAGGGTCCGAACGCGAGCCGTAAGACGCCATCCTGCCAGACGGAGCCGGGTCAGGGCGAACCGACGACGACCCGACCGGACCGCATCACCAGCGACGGATGCCGGAGCACCGCCGGCTCGGCGACGGGATCGGCCGGATGGAGCACGAGGTCGGCGCTGTCCCCCGGCTCCCAGGTCGACAGTCCGAGCCAGTCCCGGGCCTCGCGGCCGGCGGCGGCCAGCACCCGTCGCGGCGGGGCCACCCGGTTCAGCGCCAGCACCTCGTCGACGATGCGGCCGTGCTCCACGAACCCGCCGGCGTCCGTCCCGGCGTGGACGGCGACACCGGCCTCGAACGCCGAGGCGAACGTGGCGTCACTGCGCGCATGCAGGTCCCGCATGTGCTTGGCGTAGGCGGGGTAGCGGTCGGCGGCGTCCGCGAAGGTCGGGAAATTGGCGATGTTGATCATCGTCGGCACGAGGTGCACACCCTGGTCGACCACGGCGGCCAGGGACTCCTCGGTCAGCCCGGTGCCGTGCTCGAGACAGTCGATGCCGGCGGCCAGCAGCCCCGGGATCGCGTCCTCGCCGAAGACGTGTGCGGTGACCCGTGCGCCGCCGTCGTGGGCGACGGCCACCGCGCAGGCGAGCACGTCGTCCGGCCAGAGCGGGGCGAGATCACCGAGGGAACGGTCGATCCAATCCCCCACCACCTTGATCCAGCCGTCGCCGTAGGCGACCTGGCGGGCGACCTCGGCCGGCAGATCGGCCGGGTCGTCCAGGTCGACGCCGAGGTCGCGGATGTAACGCTTGGGCCGGGCGATGTGCCGACCGGCGCGGAGGAGCACGGGCAGATCGGGTCGGTCGACCAGCGGCCGGGTGTCCAGCGGTGACCCGCAGTCCCGGATGGCCAGCACCCCGGTGGCCAGGTCCGTCCGGGCCTGCTCCTCGGCCTCGGCCAGGTCCACCGCTCCCCGCGCCGAGTAGCCGACGTGGCAGTGGGCGTCCACCAGACCGGGCGAGACGAACCCGCGGAGGACCCGGTCGGGTCGTGCCCGTCCGGGAGGCGGGACGAAGACCCCGTCCTGCACCCAGAGGTCCACCTCGTCGCCGGTGACCGCGTCGGGCCCGACGATCCGGAGCAGTTCGGCGTCCGGCACGAGGGCTACTTCTTCGGGAACTTCAGCGTGCTGGGGTCGAAGTCGAAACCGGGCGGCAGCTGACCGGGGGCGGCCTGTCCAGGCAATTGACCCGGACCGCCGGGACCGGCCCCGGTCATCCCGCCGAGCTCGGCCAGGTTGGGGAACCCGCCGGGCAACCCCTTCATCTTCGGGGCGGTGGGGCCACGTCCGGCGGGCTTCCTGCCCTTGCGGCCCTTGGCCGCCTTCCGGTTGGACCGTGCCCCCGGGAGGCCGAACTTGCCGGCCATCGACTGCATCATCTTGCGGGCCTCGAAGAACCGGTCGACCAGCGCGTTCACCTGCGCCACGGTCGAGCCGGAGCCCTTGGCGATGCGCTGCCGGCGGGAGGAGTTGATGATCTTCGGATCCTGCCGCTCCCCCGGCGTCATCGACTGGATGATCGCGGCCGTCCGGTCGATGTCCCGGTCGTCGACCCCCGCGAGGGCCTCCTTCATCTGGCCGGCCCCGGGCAGCATGCCCAGCAGCCCGCCGATGGGGCCCATCTTGCGGATCATCATCATCTGCTGGAGGAAGTCGTCCAGGGTGAAGTCGTTGCCGACCAGCTTGGCCGCCATCGCCTCGGCCTCGTCGGCCTCGAACACCTGCTCGGCCTGCTCGATGAGGCTGAGCATGTCGCCCATGCCCAGGATCCGGGACGCCATCCGGTCCGGGTGGAAGGTGTCGAAGTCGGCCAGCTTCTCGCCGGTGGAGGCGAAGAGGATGGGCTGGCCGGTGACGTGCCGGACGGACAGGGCGGCACCACCGCGCGCGTCACCGTCCAGCTTGGTCAGCACCACACCGGTGAAGCCGACACCGGCCTGGAACGCCTCCGCGGTGGCGACGGCGTCCTGCCCGATCATCGCGTCGACGACGAACAGGATCTCGTCCGGGGACACCGCGTCGCGGATGTCGGCGGCCTGCTGCATCAGCTCGGCGTCCACACCCAACCGACCGGCGGTGTCCACCAGGACGACGTCGTGCTGCTTGACCTGCGCATGCCGGATCGAGTCGCGAGCCACGGCGACCGGGTCGCCGACGCCGTTGCCGGGCTCCGGGGCGTACACCTGCACCCCGGCCTGCTGGCCGACGACCTGCAGCTGGGTGACGGCGTTGGGCCGCTGGAGGTCGCAGGCGACCAGCAGGGGCGCGTGCCCCTGGTTGCGCAACCACAGTGCGAGCTTGCCGGCCAGGGTGGTCTTGCCCGCGCCCTGCAGACCGGCGAGCAGGATGACGGTCGGCGGGTTCTTGGCGAAGCGCAGTCGACGGGTCTCACCACCGAGGATGGCGACCAGTTCCTCGTTGACGATCTTGATGATCTGCTGCGCGGGGTTCAGCGCGGCGGACACCTCGGCGCCGGTGGCCCGTTCCTTGATGCGTCCGATGAAGCCGCGCACCACCGGGAGCGCGACGTCGGCCTCGAGGAGGGCGATGCGGATCTCCCGGCAGGTGGCGTCGATGTCCTGCGGGGACAGTCGGCCCTTGCCGCGGAGATTGGTGAAGATCGCGCCGAGGCGATCGGACAGGGTGTCGAACACTCCGAGAGGCTATCCGAGGTGAGGTCGTCGCCGGGCCGGATGCGACGACCCCGTCCTGCGGATCCTGCCGCCGGGTCCCTCAGTCCAGCGCGATCCGCACCGATTCCGCCACCTCGACGGCCCTGGACGCAGCCAGCGGCACCCCCGTGGAGTCGTGCAGGTAGAACACGTCGACCGCGTCGGCACCCAGCGTGTTCACCCACGCCGAGTCCACCGTCACCCCCTGGGCCGCCAGACCGGTGGCCACCGTCATCAGCAACCCGGGGACGTCTCGTGCGCGGACCTCCAGCACGGTCGCCTGGTCCGAAGCCCCGGGCAGCACCCGGACGCTGGGCGGAGCGGCGGCTGCGCCCGGACGACGCGGGGCGGCGGTGCGGCGGGCCAACCGGGCGGCCACGTCGAGAGTGCCGTCCAGGGCGAGCCGCAGATCGGTGCGCAGTGCGGCGGACTCGGGGACGTCGCCGAACTCCGGCACCACCGTCCAGGTCTGCACCGCGGTGCCGTCCACCGTGCGTGCGGAAGCGGAGGACACCGAGAGCCGGTGCAGGGTGAGCACGCCGGCCGCGGTGGCCAGCAGACCGGGGCGATCGGGGGCCGTGACGACCACGTCGAGCGCCCCGGGTCGCGGCACGATCCGCACGGTCACCTCGCCGGCGGCCACTCCCGGCTCGCCCAGTGCGTCGGTCATGGCCTGGTCGGCGACCGTGAGGGTGCCCTCGGCGCTCGCCCCGGCCAGTGCGGCCTTGGCCCGACCGACCAGATAGGCGACCTGACTGGCCTTCCAGGTGGTCCAGGCGGCCGGCCCGGCCGCGGTGGCATCGGCCTCGGTGAGCGCGTGCAGCAGATCGAGCGTGTCCGGGTCGCCGATGGCCGCGGTGATCACCGCGACGGTGGCCGGGTCGTCCGGATCGCGCTTGGTCGCCGTCTCCGAGAGCAGGAGGTGGTGGCGGACGAGCAGGGCGATGCGGTCCCGGTCGGCCGGTCGGCAGCCCATCCGGTCCAGCCAGGGCCCGATCATCTCGGCGCCGGCGACGGAATGGTCCCGGCCGGTGCCCTTGCCGATGTCGTGGAAGATCGCCGCGAGCAGGAGCAGATCGGGCCGGCTGACCCGGCGGATCAGACCGGCGGCATTGGCCGACGTCTGCATGAGGTGCCGGTCCACCGTGTACAGGTGCACCGGGTCGCGCTGCGGGAGGGAGCGGAGCCGTTCCCAGCCGGGCAGCAGGGTGGAGATGAGCCCGGCCTGGTCCAGGTCCTCCCAGACGGCCAGCATCGACTCACCGGCCCCGATGAGCCGCAGGAACGCCTGCAGGGCCGGAGCCGGCCACGGGGTGGGCAACGGCGGCGACGTCTTGGCCAGGCGCTGCACGGTGGCCGGGGACACCGGCAGTCCGGCCTGGGCGGCGGCCGCCGCGGCGCGCAGGGTCAGCGTCGGGTCCACGGCGGGGTTGACGCCCCGCGCGAGCATCGCCTCGCCCTCCTGCTCGACGACGCCGTCGGCCAGCGGGGTGCGGTCGACCTTGCGGGCGAACCGGCCGCCGAGATCGGTGACCTGCCCGGTGGGGCGACTCAGCGCCCGACCGACCCGGTGCCAGGTGAGCTCGGTGGCGTGGTCCACGGTGCGGCCGATGGCCGCGACATGCCGCAGGAGCATGTCGGCGTCGTCCAGGCCGAGGGCGGCGGCGACGGCCTGCTGGTCCTGGGGCTGCAACCGGTCGGTGGCTCGGGCGGCCACGGTCTGGGCGGCGTCGCGGACGTCCAGCAGGGCCGAGCGCGCCTCCTCCAGCCCCTGGTGCGGACAGTCGGCGACCCAGGAGGCGGCCACCGCACGCATGACGACCAGATCGCGCATGCCGCCGCGGGACTCCTTCAGATCGGGAGTGGTGGCGAAGGCCAGCTCCCCGCTGCGGCGTTCCCGTTCCCGGGCACTCTCCCGCAGATCGGGCAACCGGTCGCGGGCGTCGGCCCGCCAGTCGGCGAGCACCC
Proteins encoded in this window:
- the lepB gene encoding signal peptidase I; this translates as MSDDRSAAPGPVDPQEPDGDPTGSAPAAGSGGTARAPKKKRPFWIEFPILIVIAFVLTFLIQTFLVKVYYVPSGSMETTLHGAASGGDRILANKVVYDFRDPQPGDVAVFKGPENWVPEVRINSPSNWFSSLAASVGSVVGIAPPDEKDFVKRVIATGGQTVECCDATGNVMVDGRSLDEPYIYEPIPFVPGVQDCQSVPLSSRCFGPVTIPEGQIWMMGDHRSDSADSSYQCQGQPPGNGAQCQGPVPVDNVIGKAIFIVMPPSRWGTIGNPDIDPSAQALALSSGAGVSTAAAPALGLLGTMVLRGGVAMTPGRRRRRRTRRAERRTAR
- the rplS gene encoding 50S ribosomal protein L19, which encodes MQTLDELDSASLRTDMPDFRPGDTVRVHVKVIEGTRSRVQVFAGHVIRRQNGGIRETFTVRKISFGVGVERTFPVHSPNIDKVELVTRGDVRRAKLYYLRELRGKAAKIKEKRTPIVK
- the trmD gene encoding tRNA (guanosine(37)-N1)-methyltransferase TrmD, coding for MRIDVITLFPEYLDPLRASLVGRAQQDGRFALAVHDLRQFATDRHRTVDDSPYGGGAGMVMRADVWGRALDAVAGPDTVLVVPTPAGERLDQTLAAELAGAQHLVFACGRYEGIDQRVADVAAETMAVREISIGDYVLAGGEVAVLVMVEAVARLLPGVLGNPESAVTDSFGAGSPGLLEHPQYTRPPVYRGRPIPAVLTSGDHAAVARWQRDESLRRTARRRPDLLAVLDADTLDEADVAVLVAEQVPVPEPALRRAEESAQARRTKAEKAAARRARRG
- the rimM gene encoding ribosome maturation factor RimM (Essential for efficient processing of 16S rRNA), which translates into the protein MFVQVGLVGRPHGVKGEVTVQISTDDPADRFAAGSELLTDPAGRGPLTVAGFRKSGPVLVVGFEGIEDRNAAETLRGTTLLVDSDELPPPMDDDEFYDHQLIGLSARLGDGTVLGEVVDVLHPPAAPVLQVRRGGDVEDELVPFVSAIVPTVDLPGGFLVIDPPDGMFAS
- a CDS encoding RNA-binding protein — translated: MSVLEDALDHLVRGIVEHDEDVSVEMTTGRRGRTLQVRVHPDDLGKVIGRGGRTATALRTVMSAVGGRGIRVDVVDTDR
- the rpsP gene encoding 30S ribosomal protein S16 — translated: MAVKIKLARFGKIREPYYRIVVADSRTRRSGRAIEAIGKYHPKADPSVIEIDSARALYWLSVGAQPTESVEALLKVTGDWQKHKGLPGTEGTLRPQPEKVDKKALYEAAMASIGEDDNNSATTQRKRAPKAETPAEAPAESAESAPTAE
- a CDS encoding amidohydrolase family protein produces the protein MAWTGRPRSAAARFRLRPQHAEVPEEVALVPDAELLRIVGPDAVTGDEVDLWVQDGVFVPPPGRARPDRVLRGFVSPGLVDAHCHVGYSARGAVDLAEAEEQARTDLATGVLAIRDCGSPLDTRPLVDRPDLPVLLRAGRHIARPKRYIRDLGVDLDDPADLPAEVARQVAYGDGWIKVVGDWIDRSLGDLAPLWPDDVLACAVAVAHDGGARVTAHVFGEDAIPGLLAAGIDCLEHGTGLTEESLAAVVDQGVHLVPTMINIANFPTFADAADRYPAYAKHMRDLHARSDATFASAFEAGVAVHAGTDAGGFVEHGRIVDEVLALNRVAPPRRVLAAAGREARDWLGLSTWEPGDSADLVLHPADPVAEPAVLRHPSLVMRSGRVVVGSP
- the ffh gene encoding signal recognition particle protein, with translation MFDTLSDRLGAIFTNLRGKGRLSPQDIDATCREIRIALLEADVALPVVRGFIGRIKERATGAEVSAALNPAQQIIKIVNEELVAILGGETRRLRFAKNPPTVILLAGLQGAGKTTLAGKLALWLRNQGHAPLLVACDLQRPNAVTQLQVVGQQAGVQVYAPEPGNGVGDPVAVARDSIRHAQVKQHDVVLVDTAGRLGVDAELMQQAADIRDAVSPDEILFVVDAMIGQDAVATAEAFQAGVGFTGVVLTKLDGDARGGAALSVRHVTGQPILFASTGEKLADFDTFHPDRMASRILGMGDMLSLIEQAEQVFEADEAEAMAAKLVGNDFTLDDFLQQMMMIRKMGPIGGLLGMLPGAGQMKEALAGVDDRDIDRTAAIIQSMTPGERQDPKIINSSRRQRIAKGSGSTVAQVNALVDRFFEARKMMQSMAGKFGLPGARSNRKAAKGRKGRKPAGRGPTAPKMKGLPGGFPNLAELGGMTGAGPGGPGQLPGQAAPGQLPPGFDFDPSTLKFPKK
- a CDS encoding [protein-PII] uridylyltransferase, which gives rise to MPNSSVPNSLGTVGGFRELRTQLLSRAGLSGPARRRALARLTDGWLIELADEAGVNVGGVALVAVGGFGRGELSPFSDLDLVLLHSTETPASYAGMLAERLWYPIWDSRIRLDHSVRSVGGARQVARTDLPAMLGMLDLRHIAGDPELATTLHRRVLADWRADARDRLPDLRESARERERRSGELAFATTPDLKESRGGMRDLVVMRAVAASWVADCPHQGLEEARSALLDVRDAAQTVAARATDRLQPQDQQAVAAALGLDDADMLLRHVAAIGRTVDHATELTWHRVGRALSRPTGQVTDLGGRFARKVDRTPLADGVVEQEGEAMLARGVNPAVDPTLTLRAAAAAAQAGLPVSPATVQRLAKTSPPLPTPWPAPALQAFLRLIGAGESMLAVWEDLDQAGLISTLLPGWERLRSLPQRDPVHLYTVDRHLMQTSANAAGLIRRVSRPDLLLLAAIFHDIGKGTGRDHSVAGAEMIGPWLDRMGCRPADRDRIALLVRHHLLLSETATKRDPDDPATVAVITAAIGDPDTLDLLHALTEADATAAGPAAWTTWKASQVAYLVGRAKAALAGASAEGTLTVADQAMTDALGEPGVAAGEVTVRIVPRPGALDVVVTAPDRPGLLATAAGVLTLHRLSVSSASARTVDGTAVQTWTVVPEFGDVPESAALRTDLRLALDGTLDVAARLARRTAAPRRPGAAAAPPSVRVLPGASDQATVLEVRARDVPGLLMTVATGLAAQGVTVDSAWVNTLGADAVDVFYLHDSTGVPLAASRAVEVAESVRIALD